A single window of Mugil cephalus isolate CIBA_MC_2020 chromosome 1, CIBA_Mcephalus_1.1, whole genome shotgun sequence DNA harbors:
- the bpifcl gene encoding bactericidal permeability-increasing protein isoform X1 yields the protein MTEVKVELSERHRGACIQFQELRFSLKNSPRSLFREPGRMFPSVIVLLTLFSCTHGENPAIQLTLTNKGLQYGKHMGAGWIQEKLENVTFPDISGKVLGISYTLTGMSVQKCDFPEPTVEFTANVTGLKASISGLNIALSGWWRTRLGIIHDGGSLNMAVFNVDVTHEVELGKDPDGRLSVSTVDCAASVGDVNMDFSGGASWIFRSFVRYYKSHVKDEIQRNICPGVQAHMKELESHLQAMNVSLDVDEILSFNFSLTGEPVSDGSSVNMGFKGEFTNFHTHEDPPFDAQPFTMSKQPGYMLTIGLSEYTLNSASYGFYTDGLLQTLINDSMIPKFSPVRLNTTSMGEFIPQLPKLYPDLLMTLQVYATQAPVFSLQAGVGKLGVLAAVKTSAIAKNGTKIPLFNLNLGLKFSGKMWTSGGNLKGSMMMDNLTLSLASTEVGKFETVALENLMKQGMKMVVLPSLNAKLGKGIMLPRMKKAKLVNSVLKMEKGFVEISSDAQVYLKDGLFD from the exons ATGACGGAAGTAAAAGTTGAATTGTCTGAACGACACAGAGGAGCGTGCATTCAATTTCAGGAGCTCCGCTTCAGCTTGAAGAACTCCCCACGCTCGCTTTTCAG GGAACCGGGCAGAATGTTTCCCTCTGTGATAGTCCTGCTCACGCTCTTCTCCTGCACCCACGGTGAAAATCCTGCTATACAACTCACCCTGACCAACAAGGGACTTCAGTATG GGAAGCACATGGGCGCAGGGTGGATTCAGGAGAAGTTGGAGAATGTCACTTTCCCTGACATCAGCGGTAAAGTCCTTGGCATCAGCTACACACTGACCGG CATGTCCGTGCAGAAGTGTGACTTTCCAGAGCCGACGGTGGAGTTCACTGCGAACGTCACGGGGCTCAAGGCGTCCATCTCAGGCCTCAATATTGCGCTGAGCGGCTGGTGGAGAACGCGCTTGGGCATCAT ACATGACGGCGGCTCTTTAAACATGGCTGTGTTTAACGTGGACGTGACCCACGAGGTGGAGCTGGGGAAGGATCCTGACGGCCGCCTGTCAGTGAGCACCGTCGACTGCGCCGCTAGTGTCGGAGACGTGAACATGGACTTCTCCGGTGGAGCCAG TTGGATCTTCAGGTCTTTTGTGCGCTATTACAAGAGTCACGTCAAAGAtgaaatacagagaaat ATTTGCCCTGGTGTGCAGGCCCACATGAAAGAACTGGAGAGCCATCTACAGGCCATGAATG TTTCCTTGGATGTGGATGAAATTCTCTCTTTTAACTTTTCTCTCACCGGTGAACCTGTCAGTGATGGTTCAAGTGTGAATATGGGCTTTAAG ggaGAGTTCACCAATTTCCATACTCACGAGGACCCTCCGTTCGACGCCCAGCCCTTCACCATGTCTAAGCAGCCTGGCTACATGCTGACAATCGGTTTGTCTGAATACACTCTGAACTCTGCCTCTTATGGATTCTACACAGACGGATTGCTCCAGACCCTCATCAATGACAGCATG ATCCCTAAATTTAGTCCCGTGCGCCTGAACACCACCTCGATGGGAGAGTTCATTCCTCAG cttcCCAAGTTGTACCCAGACCTGCTGATGACCCTGCAGGTTTACGCCACCCAGGCTCCCGTGTTTTCCCTCCAGGCCGGTGTCGGTAAACTCGGGGTCCTGGCCGCTGTGAAGACGTCGGCCATCGCGAAGAACGGAACCAAGATCCCACTGTTCAACCTCAACCTC GGCTTGAAATTCAGCGGGAAGATGTGGACATCGGGAGGAAATCTGAAGGGCTCCATGATGATGGATAA TCTCACCCTGAGCCTAGCGTCAACTGAAGTGGGCAAGTTTGAG ACGGTCGCTTTGGAAAACCTGATGAAGCAAGGCATGAAGATGGTAGTCCTGCCATCTCTGAACG CGAAACTTGGCAAAGGCATCATGTTACCCAGAATGAAAAAGGCAAAGCTGGTCAACTCAGTCCTGAAGATGGAGAAG GGGTTCGTAGAGATCTCTTCGGATGCTCAGGTGTACCTGAAGGACGGACTCTTCGACTGA
- the LOC125021194 gene encoding PRELI domain containing protein 3B-like, with the protein MKIWASEHIFNHPWETVTKAAMQKYPNPMNPGVFGVDVLDRKVDTEGRLHSTRLLSTEWGLPAIANSIIGVTRTCTYVQEHSVVDPRQKTFELKSTNISFTNLVSVDEKLTYKPHPQDPEKTVLTQEALISVKGVSLSSYLEGLMANTISVNAGKGREAMEWVIRRLNTEIEELAATARGSMRVPMAAAVADK; encoded by the exons ATGAAGATCTGGGCGTCAGAGCACATTTTCAA cCACCCATGGGAGACGGTGACCAAGGCGGCGATGCAGAAGTACCCCAACCCCATGAACCCGGGTGTGTTTGGTGTGGATGTCCTGGACAGAAAGGTGGACACAGAGGGACGGTTACACAGCACCAGGCTGCTGAGCACAGAGTGGGGCCTCCCCGCCATCGCCAACTCT ATCATTGGGGTAACGAGAACGTGCACTTACGTCCAGGAACATTCGGTAGTCGACCCCAGACAGAAGACCTTTGAGCTGAAATCTACAAAC ATCTCCTTCACTAACCTGGTGTCTGTAGACGAGAAGCTGACGTACAAGCCACATCCACAAGACCCAGAAAA GACGGTCCTGACTCAGGAGGCTCTCATCAGTGTGAAAGGCGTCAGTCTGAGCAGCTACCTCGAGGGTCTCATGGCCAACACTATCTCTGTCAACGCCGGCAAG GGTCGGGAGGCGATGGAGTGGGTCATCAGACGGTTAAACACAGAAATCGAGGAGTTGGCAGCCACGGCCCGCGGCTCCATGCGCGTTCCCATGGCAGCAGCCGTTGCAGATAAATGA
- the LOC125021031 gene encoding vesicular inhibitory amino acid transporter-like, producing the protein MAHLIRHKISNKLTNAAHTVSDKSQAKVSGVFARLGFQAATDEEGLGFADCDDLDYDYRQGMQMDVLQGDEEGGEVEGEGELEGDSHYQRDGTGHRPSTLKTGGSLDEDKPKITTWEAGWNVTNAIQGMFVLGLPYAILHGGYLGLFLIIFAAVVCCYTGKILIACLYEENEDGIKVRVRDSYVDIANACCAPRFPAMGGHVVNVAQIIELVMTCILYVVVSGNLMYNSFPGFPVSQKAWSVVATAALLPCAFLKNLKAVSKFSFLCTLAHFVINILVIAYCLSRAREWAWEKVKFYIDVKKFPISIGIIVFSYTSQIFLPSLEGNMQKPNEFHCMMDWTHIAACVLKGLFALVAYLTWADATKEVITDNLPSTIRAVVNLFLVSKALLSYPLPFFAAVEVLEKSLFQDGGRAIFPDCYGPGGQLKSWGLGLRIGLVVFTLLMAVFVPHFALLMGLTGSLTGAGLCFLLPSLFHLKLQWRNLLWHHVFFDVAIFVIGGICAISGFIHSVEGLIEAYRYNIED; encoded by the exons ATGGCTCATCTAATCCGACACAAAATCTCCAACAAGCTGACCAATGCGGCCCACACGGTGTCCGACAAGTCTCAGGCCAAGGTCAGCGGGGTGTTCGCCCGGCTGGGCTTCCAGGCCGCAACGGACGAGGAGGGTTTGGGTTTCGCCGATTGCGACGACTTGGATTATGACTACCGGCAAGGGATGCAGATGGATGTCCTTCAAGGAGACGAGGAAGGGGGTGAAgtggagggagaaggggagCTGGAGGGAGACAGCCACTACCAGAGAGACGGCACCGGCCACAGGCCTTCAACCCTGAAGACTGGAGGCTCGCTGGATGAAGATAAGCCCAAAATCACAACATGGGAAGCTGGCTGGAACGTCACCAACGCCATTCAG GGCATGTTCGTCCTCGGCCTGCCGTACGCCATCCTCCACGGCGGCTACCTCGGCCTCTTCCTCATTATCTTCGCGGCCGTGGTGTGCTGCTACACCGGGAAAATCCTCATCGCGTGTCTGTACGAGGAGAACGAGGACGGCATCAAGGTGCGAGTGAGGGATTCCTACGTGGACATCGCCAACGCCTGCTGCGCGCCCCGATTCCCAGCGATGGGCGGCCACGTCGTGAACGTGGCCCAGATCATCGAGCTCGTCATGACCTGTATTCTTTACGTGGTGGTGAGTGGCAACCTGATGTACAACAGCTTCCCGGGGTTCCCAGTCTCCCAGAAAGCCTGGTCTGTGGTGGCCACGGCCGCGCTCCTGCCGTGCGCGTTCCTGAAAAACCTGAAGGCCGTGTCCAAGTTCAGCTTCCTGTGCACGCTGGCGCACTTCGTCATCAACATCCTCGTGATCGCCTACTGCCTCTCCAGGGCGCGGGAGTGGGCGTGGGAGAAAGTGAAGTTTTACATCGACGTGAAGAAATTCCCCATTTCAATTGGCATCATCGTGTTCAGCTACACCTCGCAgatcttcctcccctccctcgaGGGAAACATGCAGAAGCCCAATGAGTTCCACTGCATGATGGACTGGACTCACATTGCGGCCTGCGTCCTCAAGGGTCTCTTCGCCCTGGTGGCCTACTTGACGTGGGCAGACGCGACCAAAGAGGTCATCACAGATAACCTGCCTTCGACCATCCGGGCTGTGGTGAACCTCTTCCTCGTGTCCAAGGCGCTGCTGTCTTACCCGTTGCCGTTCTTTGCTGCAGTTGAAGTTCTGGAGAAATCGTTGTTCCAGGATGGCGGGAGAGCCATCTTCCCTGACTGCTACGGCCCCGGCGGGCAGCTGAAATCATGGGGCCTGGGCCTCCGAATAGGCTTGGTGGTGTTTACCCTGCTCATGGCGGTGTTTGTCCCGCACTTCGCGCTCCTTATGGGTTTAACTGGAAGCCTGACCGGCGCTggcctctgcttcctcctgccAAGCCTCTTCCACCTAAAGCTCCAGTGGAGGAACCTCCTGTGGCACCACGTCTTCTTCGACGTTGCCATTTTTGTTATCGGGGGCATTTGCGCCATATCTGGCTTCATCCACTCGGTTGAAGGACTCATAGAGGCGTACAGATACAATATCGAAGACTGA
- the bpifcl gene encoding bactericidal permeability-increasing protein isoform X2, with protein MFPSVIVLLTLFSCTHGENPAIQLTLTNKGLQYGKHMGAGWIQEKLENVTFPDISGKVLGISYTLTGMSVQKCDFPEPTVEFTANVTGLKASISGLNIALSGWWRTRLGIIHDGGSLNMAVFNVDVTHEVELGKDPDGRLSVSTVDCAASVGDVNMDFSGGASWIFRSFVRYYKSHVKDEIQRNICPGVQAHMKELESHLQAMNVSLDVDEILSFNFSLTGEPVSDGSSVNMGFKGEFTNFHTHEDPPFDAQPFTMSKQPGYMLTIGLSEYTLNSASYGFYTDGLLQTLINDSMIPKFSPVRLNTTSMGEFIPQLPKLYPDLLMTLQVYATQAPVFSLQAGVGKLGVLAAVKTSAIAKNGTKIPLFNLNLGLKFSGKMWTSGGNLKGSMMMDNLTLSLASTEVGKFETVALENLMKQGMKMVVLPSLNAKLGKGIMLPRMKKAKLVNSVLKMEKGFVEISSDAQVYLKDGLFD; from the exons ATGTTTCCCTCTGTGATAGTCCTGCTCACGCTCTTCTCCTGCACCCACGGTGAAAATCCTGCTATACAACTCACCCTGACCAACAAGGGACTTCAGTATG GGAAGCACATGGGCGCAGGGTGGATTCAGGAGAAGTTGGAGAATGTCACTTTCCCTGACATCAGCGGTAAAGTCCTTGGCATCAGCTACACACTGACCGG CATGTCCGTGCAGAAGTGTGACTTTCCAGAGCCGACGGTGGAGTTCACTGCGAACGTCACGGGGCTCAAGGCGTCCATCTCAGGCCTCAATATTGCGCTGAGCGGCTGGTGGAGAACGCGCTTGGGCATCAT ACATGACGGCGGCTCTTTAAACATGGCTGTGTTTAACGTGGACGTGACCCACGAGGTGGAGCTGGGGAAGGATCCTGACGGCCGCCTGTCAGTGAGCACCGTCGACTGCGCCGCTAGTGTCGGAGACGTGAACATGGACTTCTCCGGTGGAGCCAG TTGGATCTTCAGGTCTTTTGTGCGCTATTACAAGAGTCACGTCAAAGAtgaaatacagagaaat ATTTGCCCTGGTGTGCAGGCCCACATGAAAGAACTGGAGAGCCATCTACAGGCCATGAATG TTTCCTTGGATGTGGATGAAATTCTCTCTTTTAACTTTTCTCTCACCGGTGAACCTGTCAGTGATGGTTCAAGTGTGAATATGGGCTTTAAG ggaGAGTTCACCAATTTCCATACTCACGAGGACCCTCCGTTCGACGCCCAGCCCTTCACCATGTCTAAGCAGCCTGGCTACATGCTGACAATCGGTTTGTCTGAATACACTCTGAACTCTGCCTCTTATGGATTCTACACAGACGGATTGCTCCAGACCCTCATCAATGACAGCATG ATCCCTAAATTTAGTCCCGTGCGCCTGAACACCACCTCGATGGGAGAGTTCATTCCTCAG cttcCCAAGTTGTACCCAGACCTGCTGATGACCCTGCAGGTTTACGCCACCCAGGCTCCCGTGTTTTCCCTCCAGGCCGGTGTCGGTAAACTCGGGGTCCTGGCCGCTGTGAAGACGTCGGCCATCGCGAAGAACGGAACCAAGATCCCACTGTTCAACCTCAACCTC GGCTTGAAATTCAGCGGGAAGATGTGGACATCGGGAGGAAATCTGAAGGGCTCCATGATGATGGATAA TCTCACCCTGAGCCTAGCGTCAACTGAAGTGGGCAAGTTTGAG ACGGTCGCTTTGGAAAACCTGATGAAGCAAGGCATGAAGATGGTAGTCCTGCCATCTCTGAACG CGAAACTTGGCAAAGGCATCATGTTACCCAGAATGAAAAAGGCAAAGCTGGTCAACTCAGTCCTGAAGATGGAGAAG GGGTTCGTAGAGATCTCTTCGGATGCTCAGGTGTACCTGAAGGACGGACTCTTCGACTGA